Proteins from a genomic interval of Posidoniimonas polymericola:
- a CDS encoding sulfurtransferase: protein MAFTTLLSPADAAAGVGRADWVFVDCRFALADPEAGRNRYAQGHIPGAVYAHLDDDLSSPIAETSGRHPLPTPEELAAKLGNWGIGQGVQVVAYDDAGGAFAARLWWLLKWLGHELAAVLDGGYPAWQAASLPTSTEPARPAPAMFAAQPDNALWLDAAAVQKAVDSGGAALLDARGAARYRGDEEPVDPVAGHVPGAINTPFAENLTADGAMRPAEELHARFAPIAAGTGEGGVVHMCGSGVTACHNALAMAAVGLPMGRLYAGSWSEWIRDPDRPVAKGS from the coding sequence GTGGCATTCACCACCCTCCTCTCCCCCGCCGACGCCGCGGCCGGCGTCGGCCGTGCTGATTGGGTCTTCGTCGACTGCCGGTTCGCCCTGGCGGACCCCGAGGCGGGGCGCAACCGCTACGCGCAGGGGCACATCCCCGGTGCGGTCTACGCGCACCTCGACGACGACCTGTCGTCGCCGATCGCAGAAACCTCGGGCCGCCATCCGCTGCCGACCCCCGAGGAGTTGGCCGCAAAGCTCGGTAACTGGGGAATCGGCCAGGGGGTGCAGGTCGTCGCCTACGACGACGCGGGCGGCGCGTTCGCGGCGCGGCTCTGGTGGCTGCTGAAGTGGCTTGGCCACGAGCTCGCCGCGGTGCTCGACGGCGGCTACCCCGCCTGGCAGGCAGCCAGTCTGCCGACGTCGACCGAGCCGGCCCGACCCGCGCCGGCAATGTTTGCCGCCCAACCCGACAACGCCCTCTGGCTCGACGCGGCGGCGGTCCAGAAGGCGGTCGATTCGGGCGGAGCCGCCCTGCTCGACGCCCGCGGGGCCGCCAGGTACCGCGGCGACGAAGAACCGGTCGACCCGGTGGCGGGCCACGTGCCAGGGGCGATCAACACGCCGTTTGCCGAGAACCTCACCGCTGACGGGGCGATGCGTCCCGCCGAGGAGTTGCACGCCCGCTTCGCACCGATCGCTGCCGGCACCGGCGAAGGGGGCGTGGTTCACATGTGCGGCTCGGGCGTGACCGCCTGCCACAACGCGCTGGCCATGGCGGCGGTTGGCCTGCCGATGGGGCGTCTGTACGCCGGCTCATGGAGCGAATGGATCCGCGACCCCGACCGGCCGGTGGCCAAGGGGTCCTGA
- a CDS encoding DUF6807 domain-containing protein, translating into MKPHGLVLSVVLLAAVVTPACGELTVKPSDAGAVVEVDGELFAEYLTRSGHQPAIWPLVGPQGNRLTRSYPLGERGADERDDHPHHRSLWFAHGIVNDADFWLEPKGDDGCLIKHEGFETLESDGQVATIVTRNDWLAGGESQCTDRRSFCFSAPESGVRLIDCTIELIAGDQPVTFGDTKEGAFAVRVAGTMKVDAKQGGHIVNSAGQQDSEAWGRAANWVDYSGPADGKQSGIAIFSCPDSDHDPCLWHVRTYGLFAANPFGVRHFPASDLAPQGPVTLQPGGSFKLRYLVVLHDGQRSQDQLAAMYERLTAK; encoded by the coding sequence ATGAAGCCCCACGGTCTGGTGTTGTCTGTTGTTCTGCTCGCGGCGGTCGTGACTCCGGCATGCGGTGAGCTGACCGTGAAGCCATCGGACGCCGGGGCTGTTGTCGAGGTCGACGGTGAGCTGTTCGCCGAGTACCTGACCCGGTCCGGCCACCAGCCCGCCATCTGGCCGCTGGTCGGTCCCCAGGGGAACCGCTTGACGCGGTCCTACCCGCTCGGCGAACGCGGCGCCGACGAGCGTGATGACCACCCGCATCACCGCTCGCTGTGGTTCGCCCACGGCATCGTCAACGACGCCGACTTCTGGCTAGAGCCCAAGGGGGACGACGGCTGCCTCATCAAGCACGAGGGGTTTGAGACCCTCGAGAGCGACGGCCAGGTCGCGACGATCGTCACCCGCAACGATTGGCTGGCGGGCGGCGAATCGCAGTGCACCGACCGCCGCTCGTTCTGCTTCTCGGCGCCAGAGTCGGGCGTGCGGCTGATCGACTGCACGATCGAACTCATCGCCGGGGACCAGCCGGTCACCTTTGGCGACACCAAGGAGGGCGCGTTCGCCGTGCGGGTCGCGGGCACGATGAAGGTCGACGCCAAGCAGGGCGGGCACATCGTCAATAGCGCAGGTCAGCAGGACAGCGAGGCGTGGGGCCGCGCCGCCAACTGGGTCGACTACTCAGGTCCCGCCGACGGCAAGCAGTCGGGCATCGCCATCTTCAGCTGCCCGGATAGCGACCACGACCCCTGCCTGTGGCACGTCCGCACCTACGGCCTGTTCGCCGCCAACCCGTTTGGCGTACGGCACTTCCCGGCGAGCGACCTCGCCCCACAAGGACCGGTCACCCTTCAGCCGGGCGGTTCGTTCAAGCTCCGCTACCTGGTCGTGTTGCACGACGGCCAGCGGAGCCAGGACCAGCTGGCGGCGATGTACGAGCGGCTCACGGCCAAGTAG